The sequence GGCGATCACCGGCCTGATCCTGATGCTGGCATTGGTCTACAGCATTGGCGACTACGCCAAGGTGGCCTCTTCCAGTGCGCCACCCGTCCAGATCCTCATCGACGGCCTCGGCCTCGGTACCGCCAAGGTCATGCTTTTCATCGTCATCGGTGCGATGCTCTTCTGCGGTCTCGCCAACCTCACCAGCAACACCCGGCAGATCTTCGCCTTCTCCCGGGACGGCGCGATGCCCGGCTCGCGCTGGTGGCACTCGGTCTCGACGCGCACCCGGACGCCCGTGAAGGCGGTGTGGCTGGCGGTGGCCTGCTCGCTCGCCCTCGTCGTGCCCGGCTGGTGGTCGCACACGGCCTTCACCGCGATCGTCAGCGTCAACGTGGTCGGCCTCTTCCTCGCCTACGCCGTGCCGATCTTCCTGCGGCTGCGGCTCGGCGACGCGTTCGAGCCGGGGCCCTGGCACCTGGGCCGCTGGGGCCGGCCGGTCGGCTGGCTCGCGGTGATCTGGATCCTGCTCAGCAGCGTCCTGTTCATGCTGCCGCAGGCCTCGCCGATCACCGTCGACTCCTTCAACTACGCGCCGATCGCGCTCGCCGCCGTCCTGCTCGTGGCCACGGTGTGGTGGTTCGCCACGGCCCGCCGCCGCTTCCAGGGCCCGATCAGCTACGGCCGCCCCGACGAGGTCGCGGCGATGGACCTCATCTGACCGACGCCCACCTCACGGCCCCGGCCCACGTCACCACGTACGGGCCGGGGCCGTTCGCCGCGTGCGTCCTTCCAGTGGCCGAGACCAATAATCATCGCGCGGCATGCGCCGAAGTGCTGGCAGGGCCATGCCGCCTGTTCCATAGTTGGCGCGAACCGTGCACCGGACCAGCACCGACCCGGACACCTGGGGGTAACCGCGCCCATGAGCAGAGCCCAGCAGCCCTCCCGCAGAACCGTCCTCACCGCCGCCGCGGCGGTCGCCGCGGCCCTGGCCGGCGCCGCAGCCCCCGCTGCCGCCGCGCAGCGGCCCACCGCCGAAGCCGACGACGACCCCGCCCAGGCCCGCCCGGTCGACTACCGGGCCTGGACCACGTACCGCGAGTGGCGCCTGGGCAGCGCCCGGGGCGTGCGGGCCGTGGCCGGTTCCCGCCCCGGCGTCGTGATCGACACCCCCGCCGGCCGCACCGACTACACCGACCCGCACACCGGCACGACCGCCACCTGGGAGTACGCCGTGTGGACCGCCCCGGTCCACCTGCTCACCGTCCCCGCCACCGAGGTCGTCGCCTCCTGGAACGCGCACACCCCGGCCGGCACCTGGCTCCAGGTCGAGCTGCAGGGCACGTACTCCGACGGCACCACCACTCCCTGGTACGTGATGGGCCGCTGGGCGGCCGGCGACCAGGACATCAGGCGGACCTCGGTGGACGGCCAGGGCGACGGCAAGAGCGGGATCTCGACCGACACCTTCGCCATCGGGGACGCGAGCACCGGCCTGCGCCTGACGTCGTACCAGCTGCGCCTGACCCTCTACCGCAGGCCCGGCACCGGGCTGACCCCGACCGTCTGGCGGCTCGGCGCCATGGGCTCCGACGTCCCCGACCGCTTCACGGTGCCCCCCTCCACCCCCGGCCTCGCCCGGGAACTGGCCGTCCCGCGCTACTCGCAGGAGATCCACAAGGGCCAGTACCCGCAGTACGACAACGGCGGCGAGGCCTGGTGCAGCCCCACCTCCTCGCAAATGGTCGTCGAGTACTGGGGCGGCCGGCTCACCCCCGAGCAGCTGTCCTGGGTCGATCCTTCCTACGCCGACCCCCAGGTCGACAACGCCGCCCGCTTCACCTACGACTACCAGTACGAGGGCTGCGGCAACTGGCCGTTCAACGCCGCCTACGCGGCCACGTTCGGCGGCATCCAGGGCGTGGTCACCCGGCTCGTCTCGCTCGCCGACCTGGAGACACTGATCGCGGCCGGCATCCCGGCCATAACGTCCCAGTCCTTCCTGGCGAGCGAGCTGACCGGCGCGGGCTACGGCACCTCCGGGCATCTGATGACCGTGATCGGTTTCACCGCGGACGGCGACGTGATCGCCAATGACCCGGCCTCGCCGGACGACGCCGCGGTGCGCCGGGTCTACCTGCGCCGGGAGTTCGAGAACATCTGGCTGAGGACCAAGCGGTACAACGCCTCCGGCAAGGTCGCCTCCGGCACCGGGGGAGTCTGCTACCTCTACTTCCCGGCCCGGCCGGCCCCGCACCAGCGCAGGGCGCTCGAGGCGGTGGGCGTGCGCTGACCGTGTGAGCAAGCTCATCACCGCAAACGCCGTCGCGGGTGGCAAGGTGGACAAACAGGGGGCAATGCACTCCGTACGTCCGACCTCTGCGAGTAACACCATGACCGCACACCAGGCCACCGCCACCCGCGTCCGCGCCCGCACCGGAGGGCCTCGGGAGGACGGCCCGAAGATCGCCGAGCACGTCATGGGCTGGGTCCTCGTCGCGGTGGTCGCCATGCTCGTGACCCAGCTCGGACTGCTGTGAGCCGATCCGCTCACGCGTGCGGCATGTTCTGACATACTGCGGATGTCCCGCCGACCGCCTGGAACAGGGTCGAAATTGACTATGCCG comes from Streptomyces sp. FXJ1.172 and encodes:
- a CDS encoding SCO1431 family membrane protein, with product MTAHQATATRVRARTGGPREDGPKIAEHVMGWVLVAVVAMLVTQLGLL
- a CDS encoding peptidase C39 family protein; this translates as MSRAQQPSRRTVLTAAAAVAAALAGAAAPAAAAQRPTAEADDDPAQARPVDYRAWTTYREWRLGSARGVRAVAGSRPGVVIDTPAGRTDYTDPHTGTTATWEYAVWTAPVHLLTVPATEVVASWNAHTPAGTWLQVELQGTYSDGTTTPWYVMGRWAAGDQDIRRTSVDGQGDGKSGISTDTFAIGDASTGLRLTSYQLRLTLYRRPGTGLTPTVWRLGAMGSDVPDRFTVPPSTPGLARELAVPRYSQEIHKGQYPQYDNGGEAWCSPTSSQMVVEYWGGRLTPEQLSWVDPSYADPQVDNAARFTYDYQYEGCGNWPFNAAYAATFGGIQGVVTRLVSLADLETLIAAGIPAITSQSFLASELTGAGYGTSGHLMTVIGFTADGDVIANDPASPDDAAVRRVYLRREFENIWLRTKRYNASGKVASGTGGVCYLYFPARPAPHQRRALEAVGVR